One Vulpes lagopus strain Blue_001 chromosome 18, ASM1834538v1, whole genome shotgun sequence DNA window includes the following coding sequences:
- the CBLN4 gene encoding cerebellin-4: MGSGGRALSVVPAVLLALTLPALPVWAQNDTEPIVLEGKCLVVCDSNPATDSKGSSSSPLGISVRAANSKVAFSAVRSTNHEPSEMSNKTRIIYFDQILVNVGNFFTLESVFVAPRKGIYSFSFHVIKVYQSQTIQVNLMLNGKPVISAFAGDKDVTREAATNGVLLYLDKEDKVYLKLEKGNLVGGWQYSTFSGFLVFPL; encoded by the exons ATGGGCTCCGGGGGCCGGGCGCTGTCCGTGGTGCCGGCCGTGCTGCTGGCCCTCACCCTGCCCGCGCTGCCCGTCTGGGCGCAGAACGACACGGAGCCCATCGTGCTGGAGGGCAAGTGTCTGGTGGTGTGCGACTCGAACCCGGCCACGGACTCCAAGGGCTCGTCTTCCTCCCCTCTGGGCATCTCGGTCCGGGCGGCCAACTCCAAGGTCGCCTTCTCGGCGGTGCGGAGCACCAACCACGAGCCGTCCGAGATGAGCAACAAGACGCGCATCATTTACTTCGACCAG atCCTAGTAAACGTGGGTAATTTTTTCACCCTGGAGTCTGTCTTTGTAGCACCAAGAAAAGGCATTTACAGTTTCAGCTTTCATGTAATTAAAGTCTACCAGAGCCAAACAATCCAG gTTAACCTGATGTTAAATGGGAAGCCAGTAATATCTGCCTTTGCCGGGGACAAAGATGTTACTCGTGAAGCTGCCACTAATGGCGTGCTACTCTACCTGGATAAGGAGGATAAAGTTTACCTAAAACTGGAGAAAGGTAACTTGGTTGGAGGCTGGCAATATTCCACGTTCTCTGGCTTTCTGGTGTTTCCTCTATAG